The following DNA comes from Macadamia integrifolia cultivar HAES 741 unplaced genomic scaffold, SCU_Mint_v3 scaffold1351, whole genome shotgun sequence.
CTTAGAGCTCACGAAGACAATCTCCAAGATATCCATCCAACTTTGGACTTCTAACCAAATAAGGCAACTTGCCTAACAAGTCTCTACTAGGAGATCTCCTACCTAGAACGGATTCCTTGTCAAAGAGGGACTCCCCATATCTGCCACATCCATAGGCCATTGCctataagtgaaaaaaaaaaaaaaaaaaaaaaaaaaagtcgatTCTTTTACTACTTGAATCAGTTATTGCGATTTCCTAACTTAGGTATTAGAGAGCCCCCTTGCTAGATCATCCATGCTTTTTGCAGGTCTAGTGTGGAAGATCCAATTCTGTTGGGAAGATCTCTGGTCAATTTTACCACAACACCAACAAACCTAAGATTGTCATTACTCCTCCcttacaaatttttttcccccataaTATCCGTCCTTACATGTTTGTAAAAAATGcccttcatttttcttctacACTCATTCAAATGTAAATGATCTCCATTAGTAAAGAAATACCTCCTCCGTTACGCCTTATTAGATTGCTCAATGATGTCATCTTCCTCTTGAAAATGTTTGATTTTATAGTCTCACATgtagataaaatagaaagcaaacCAACATTATACCAATCCCATAGAATATTAAAACTAGGTTTTTCTTTCCTatcactatgcctagtgaagtataacaCTTCACTATTTCCCACATGGTAATATATGAGctagtccatgtgatagaggaccatGCAAGCATCTCATAGACacaatttcagcttaaaatgagTAGATGAAAtagctaaaattacaaaatatgtcaatttgtattttatattcatctccattttATGGCATTTTAAAACCTGTCAATGGGTTCCTCCATCAGATCAAATGTGGGTAATCCATTGTGATGGTTCTCTCAAGAGAGGGTAGGTTATGGTGGAATTATAAGGGACAGTAGTGGACAACCTATTCTGGTTTTTGTAGGAAAGGGTGTGATAAATTCAGTCTTAGATATGGAGCTCATGGCAATTCTAACGGGGGCTGAATTGTGTACAGAATTGAATCTTTTGCATATATCAATTAGATCGGACTCAAAGGTAGCTGTGGATATCATAAATGGTTAGATTGAAGGACCATGGGAGATCCAAACTCTTAAAAGCAAGATTCTTCATTTGCTAAAGGaatttggaaggaaagaaataCTACATGTGTGGAAGGAAGTCAATAGTCCAGCTAACTTTATAGCTACATATGACACAGGAGATGGTGAAATTACTATTCAGCTAGAAGattttgtagaaacgcaaccctaaaacgatgcagaagataatggaaaaacaaaacaaacaatgcacacggattttatgaggttcggcaaggttgcctacgtccccagtgagatgagatcctccttcactatcaatggagaatagagttacaacgATCGTCTTCACACttctcaatattgcttgcattacaaagaaagaaaccctcgttataaatatatagcaaaaaaaccctaatccagaaagtacacaattgccctcaaacaaaaaattcaagcggggggctacacccctgctatgcaggggggcctcctgcccccttgcaacccccatggccagCTAACCGACTAgcgggaccaccgtcctgcctgtctaggtgttgcacatgactccctggattaaactgcgagggaatacaagacatcgtaaaCCAACAGATTTTCCACAAGACTTGCAAAGTCTAGTAGACTTGGATGCTAACCATATTGTTTATTTGAGGAAGTAATGTAATGGGGGAATGATTGTATAATCTTTTCATTGCATTATGCAGGGTCTATCCTATTTATTAAGGGACTTCTCCACTCTTCTTTAGGTATGTCTAAAGGAGGTGGGTGAGGTTGCATCTTTTTCCATTGGGAAATTTACCGCGCCatccccctggagaatgccacaatgataagaccaccccctctgtttcaccaaattattctcagactCCCTACCATCAGTCAcaattaaggaatataccttatatgctgatgtcagcaactctattttattttaaataccaaaatacccttactaaataaaatacctaaaatacccttataataaTTTACTATTCCTTTCACCCATTCCAAGACCTAATTTACCTTTTACCCTCTTAGGTCCCAAGTCCTTTTCGTTTGAACAACCCTTCTTCCTCGGAAAACAAATTGGGCCCAGCTAGCaaagtttgaatttttttttagcctAAATGTTAAGCAAGGTTGGGTGAAGGATTGCTACATTCTTCCTTTTACGGTATCTTTCTGTGATTTTCCGCAATTCAATTGAGTTCTTTGCTGAACATCTTCAAATGAGACACTCAGAAATAGAGAGACAGGAAGAACAAGAAGCACAACCCTTTCAATAATCAGTACTATGTTTAATTACGTTTCCcaggttttgttttttctcctcCTTCCATTCCTGTTTCTCAAAAATGCAGCTTCATATATCTCCTAGCTTGCGCCATGTAACCGTCTTTCCTGGAAAATGAGTGAGAGATTTTATCAAAGTGAAGGTCAGATCTAGACGGGTTTCGTATCGAATGACCTTCTATTCGCTTTTGTTCTTGACTTTCTTACTGAGATCTGTGTTCATTTTGACGGTGGTGGATACTACCGACAGCGAAAGCAAATGCCCCACCATAGGTATCGTTTAATCCTCCTTTACTCTGTTTTCAGAGTCACAAAcccatttgaaaaataaataaataaataaataaaatctaatcTTGTCGTTCTCTGCAAAATCACCTTTCTCCAACGCCTCCTCTCCCCTCTTCCTAAATGCAAGCGCCTCAAGTTTCTTCTTAACATCCAAAGAATCATTGCTGCCACCACAGATTCTCAACATTACTTCAACAGTTCATGAGGAGTCCCACAACAATGGACCATGATGTCGCCGGGCAAGACAATGAGGTTGACCTGCACCACATCGGCCCAAACAACCGCAAGAGTTGATGGAGACATCTTAGGTCACCGTCCGTTGCCGATGCCATTGTTTTGAACGATAGCTGGTGATCCAACAATTATGAAAAGGGTACAATGGTCATTTTACCTCTTAACTTAATCATGACTATTTTAATAAAAAGGATATAATGATCATTTTACCTCTTGACTTAACTGTGACTGACGGTAAGGGATCTGAGAacaatttggtgaaacaaaaagGATGGCCTTATCATTGTGACAATCTCCAGGAGGTGGTGCGATAAATTTCccttttctatttcttatttttcttcaataCACAAAGTTATTTAtcgaaaaaaattattttatagcattttggtaattttaccaAGACTTTGGATTAAAGTTTGAGTAACTATTATTGCTTACTTGGAACTAATTTTAGTGCTTGAGAAGTAAGAGATCCACTATCACAAGACTAATCTTTCTACTATCAAGTGGCAAGGCATAGTGATATCTCAAAGGACCCTTAAAACTAAAGCCTaacttttcctctctttttttttggaaaacacACAATTCCTGATAGCAAGGCTTCAATCCTGCTTGCCGAGTAACATTGAGGATAGGTACACAATTAACCTCTCCAAAAGATGATACCATCGGAGTAATTCATTATCAATATTTAGGATTGCTTGTGTAATCTCCTGGCCTTCTTCCGGAAGAACAAAAAGCTCCAAGAATGGTTGTGCTCTATTTTCTAATGTTATTTGGAATATTTGGCTCTCATATAATACTGCCATTTTTCGATATGAATGGTCATTATAACACTATTCATGTGCTATGGTCTCATCTCCCACCAGGGAGGATTTTTTACCGTGAAGGGATGGGGTGGGTAGGTAATGAAACCATAATTTCTTTAGTCTACTAGTGTATATTTCGAAGGCCTATTCATTGGTCGTTCCCAAGATGGGCCGATTCAAACCCATTCCAATCCGGATCTCAAATTCTCAATTCCGCTCTCTCAATCCCTCAATCCAACTATACAAATTAATAGCTAACACTTctcctgaaattttttttcagtaGCCTCACAATggtaaaaataagaaaatggcAAATCAAAATTATCCCACAGTCGCATAGAACATTAAACACTAAAAGCCTACCTTTTTTTCCAATTTGCAttttttctacatttttttgGGGTATGTGTGCTAGTACAAGAACATGATGATTTGACAAAGAAAACTAGACAGAATTACAACTAAACCAGCCCTGATCTATACAGAAGAAAAAGAGACACTATTCAACTTCCTAACATCATTTTACCAGagttccaaatccaaatcttgCTAATCCTCCATTAAAGTAGGTTAGGTACCTTTTAACGAGGCTGCTGGATGCGGCGAGGGCTGCACTTTGGGCTTAAGCACTGGGGTGCCTTCTCCCTATACTTTGCAGGCTCCACCACATACTTCACTCCTCTTTCCTTCGGTGATTTCAACAAGTCCAGGTTCTTCATCAGTGCTTCATGAGCGTCATTCGTCAAGCCATTCCGTGGGCTCCCTTTGACAAATGATTCATTTGGATCTTCCATGAACCCCACAAACTCCTGCATTTGGAACTCCAGAGTGGGTTCCTCATCAATGCCAAGATCGAATGAGTCTGGCAGCAAATTTGCTATGTCGTCGTCTTCATCAATGGAGTTGCTGATGAAGCTCTCCTCTTCCTGATGCTGGGATAGCCAGTAGTCACGGAACCATGTAGAGGTCTTTACCAATTCCCACCACTCTTGGGAGAAATCCTCTACTTGCCGAAAAGCTGCTGGGACGAAGATAGGGGCATCTGGGTTCAGTGTTGATGTTCTTCCTGAAACTACAGCCATCGCCACTTCTTAATCACCTCGTCTCCTTGCGTTTCAATAAGACCTATGCATTtgtgttttggggggggggggggggttaactTCTGTTCTCGCAACTAATTCCCAGAAATTCTTACACTTCCATCTAAGTTTCAAACTACTCAGAAAGTTGGAACACCACACGGATTATCTATCTACTGAGAATTTGCAAAGTAGTTCAGGAACAAAATTGGATTCAAACAAAGAGAATATTAAAAGCGATGAGAGAGGAAAACCCAATTAGGTgactcaataaaaaaaaatcaaaaaatcaaaaaatcaaaaatctgACACTCATTCAAGAAAAACTATCAGAAAATTGCAACACCAAACAGATTATCTCTATCTACATAGAATTTTGCAGGTAGTTCAGGAAGAAAATTGGATTTGAACAAAGGATTAGAAAGGGCAGACAAAAAGGGAAATAACTGAATAGCCTAAGGTCCCAAAATACTCGCAAATCAAGGTCTCAAGCAACTGTACTATATATGTTGAGATCTACCATTACTAGGCTTTATCTATCCACCTCAAGTCTCTTTCCCAGCTACTTCATAGGAAAGAACAACTAGCTTTACTACCAGAAAGAACATCTCTTCTGAATGTCTAACTCAAGCAAGAAGATCGTTTTAGACGGAAACCGATCATCTAAAGGACCAAATATGCAAAAATTTACAATCATCGCAAGGATTACAACCCAGATCCAGTAAACAACTGGAAATTTGGTTCCAGGAAAGTAAATCATTCATAGATTTTCGAAAACTGTTCCATCCGCAGTCATCTACTAGGATCAAAACTAAAGAAGAGATCTAAGAGCTCTCACCCAGAAATCACAGACCTTCACACACTGAAAACAacggaaaaacaaaaaacaaaaaaagtataGAACACCAGATCTAGACGAAGCAAAATCTAAAATTGATCTGACAGATCTAATcgttttcaaaatcaaaagcgCCAGCACCACGGAAAAAGAAATTCCAGCATCTACCAATGGATGATGACATCATCCTTAAGCTGATAGAGCTTCCACAAAGTTGGAATCTTTAAAGCGAAAGTCatctaaaatcacaaaactggAAATCATCAGGAttcagaaaaccaaaaatgaacAATTACTGTTGTCCATCACATATCCCTTTGGACTAAATCCAAACCCCTCCAACCGTAGTAAGCCTCCAGATCTCAGGCTAACCTAGTTACTCGCTAAGCATTATAAAGATCAAATTTTCCAACTTCGCAGAACTACGATTTTCAGTGCAGCTCTTAAAACCAATGGTTCGAAGAATAAAAACTACGAATTTCAGTGCCGATCTTAAAATCAAtgcttcaaaaaataaaaacgggGAATATTTTCACCAGATTAAAGTATTAGATCCTTGAAATCTTCAGTTCGAATTTTTAAAGGCAAAAGTTTATTaaaatcccaagaaaatcaTCAGGGATTCAAATAaccaaaatctccaaaaatggATAATTTCTGTCGTCCATCATCACATATCCCTTGGACTCAAATCCAAACTGGATCGGCTCCAAGTGGTAACTGT
Coding sequences within:
- the LOC122063562 gene encoding protein EARLY RESPONSIVE TO DEHYDRATION 15-like codes for the protein MAVVSGRTSTLNPDAPIFVPAAFRQVEDFSQEWWELVKTSTWFRDYWLSQHQEEESFISNSIDEDDDIANLLPDSFDLGIDEEPTLEFQMQEFVGFMEDPNESFVKGSPRNGLTNDAHEALMKNLDLLKSPKERGVKYVVEPAKYREKAPQCLSPKCSPRRIQQPR